The Papaver somniferum cultivar HN1 chromosome 3, ASM357369v1, whole genome shotgun sequence genome includes a region encoding these proteins:
- the LOC113360594 gene encoding uncharacterized protein LOC113360594 — MPPDEGELILCCDGAARGSPRTWGAGVVARNASCEVLGAISIGLRTPTNYLVEIYSIVVGLELAVKWEMNRVLIRTDSKSSMDAVATGTMPWFVKNRWKNVMENYVSIRFEHIYRKANFATNCLAKRVVILVKGKG; from the coding sequence ATGCCACCGGATGAGGGAGAACTGATTTTGTGTTGTGATGGAGCGGCCAGGGGAAGTCCACGTACTTGGGGAGCTGgagttgttgcaaggaatgctagCTGTGAAGTCCTTGGAGCAATCTCAATTGGGCTTAGAACGCCAACGAATTATCTGGTAGAAATTTATAGTATTGTGGTGGGATTGGAGTTGGCTGTCAAATGGGAAATGAATAGAGTTCTAATTAGGACTGATTCAAAGAGTTCTATGGATGCTGTAGCTACGGGTACAATGCCTTGGTTCGTTAAAAATCGTTGGAAAAATGTTATGGAGAATTATGTTTCTATTCGTTTTGAGCATATTTATAGAAAAGCAAATTTTGCAACGAATTGTTTAGCTAAACGGGTTGTAATTTTGGTGAAGGGGAAGGGATGA